In Tachysurus vachellii isolate PV-2020 chromosome 3, HZAU_Pvac_v1, whole genome shotgun sequence, one genomic interval encodes:
- the cimip2c gene encoding ciliary microtubule inner protein 2C, which translates to MTSRNGILITHSNATYIPSPLIPGFTGHVPTTKFLCGDTFGKASIKYLQDVRYASMACHASDYSKGGMFPCIYSNDGSLITVHHSQSRYPAFRPTYGARYNVDFKRQGQIKLFNQLAQKHREYYKDKTGVRHPVSFFIMPTMDCEKYL; encoded by the exons ATGACTTCTAGAAACGGCAttctcatcacacacagcaatgCGACCTACATCCCATCGCCTCTGATACCAGG GTTTACAGGACATGTCCCTACCACCAAGTTTTTGTGTGGGGACACATTTGGGAAGGCAAGCATCAAGTATTTACAGGATGTCCGCTATGCATCTATGGCTTGCCATGCAAGTGATTACAGTAAAGGTGGCATGTTTCCTTGCATCTACTCGAATGATGGATCTCTGATCACTGTGCATCACTCACAAAGCAGATACCCAGCCTTCCGCCCGACCTACGGGGCACGTTACAACGTCGATTTCAAACGGCAAGGgcaaataaagctttttaatcAG CTGGCACAGAAACACAGGGAGTACTACAAAGATAAGACTGGCGTACGACACCCTGTGAGTTTCTTCATAATGCCAACGATGGACTGTGAGAAGTATTTATGA